The genomic stretch ATTTTAGGGATAATAACGTAAGTAAATCATTTTAAGAAGCAATTTCTCGCAATATTTTAACCAGCGATCGCAATGACCAATCTCGATAAACCCGTCTATAGCTCCAGCAAAATCCGTCCACGCAAACAATTTGGGCAACATTGGTTGCGAAGTGATGCAGTCCTGAACAAAATTTTGCGAGCGGGACAATTGCAGCAAAGCGATCGCATTTTAGAAATTGGACCAGGAACTGGCAATCTCACCCGTTTATTACTGCCCTTTGTGGAATCCCTCACCGCCGTAGAAATTGATCGCGATCTTTGCGAGAAGCTTCGCAAAACCATGAATCAACCTAACTTCCAATTAATCGAAGGTAGTATTCTCGATATTCCACTTCCCACTGGAACTAATAAAGTCATTGCCAATATTCCCTACAACATCACAGGCGAAATCCTCAAAAAGCTATTGGGAACCCTAGCAGAACCTATACAACAGTTTGAGCAAATCGTTCTATTAGTCCAGAAAGAAATTGGCGATCGCCTTGCGGCAAAAGCTGGTCACAAAGCCTATAATGCTCTCAGTGTAAAGATTCAATACCTTGCGGATTGTCAATTTATTTGTGATGTCCCTGCTGCCGCCTTCTATCCACCCCCAAAAGTTAATTCCGCCGTTGTTCGCATCATTCCCCGTCCACCGATCACTCCCGCCAGCGATCCTAAATTCTTAGATCGGCTAATCACTCTTGGGTTTGCAACTAAACGGAAAATGTTACGCAACAATCTCATCTCCGAAATAGATCGCGATCGCCTAGTTCTAATCCTAGAATCAATGGGAATCAATGCACAAGTACGCGCCGAAGATCTCGATGTTGCTCAATGGGTCGCCCTGAGCGAAGAAGTGATCAAGGTAAAATCATCATGATTAAATCAGGGTATAAAATGTTTTGAGAGAGATATAGCTATTGAGTATGAAGAGTTAAAATTTAATCAAAATAACTATGCCAACTAAACAATTTATTAATTAACGTTTTTATTGATTAACGTTATTTTAGTTTTGTTCTTTATAAAGGTCTGTTTCAAAAGTTGTTTCAAGAGTTTGCTCAATGAAATTAGGATAGATAATCGTGTCAAACAATTCTCTCAGAATTTCTTTTCTGTTTCCCTTGATACTGTCAAGGATATTTTCATAGTCTTGTTTAACAAATTTTTCTCTAGCAGACCTTCTTTCTGCCAGTGAAATTTGGTGTATGCGTTCTTTATCTTCAGGTTTAGGATATATACCATGTAGCCATGTTGTATGTAGAGCTAGAGCTAAATTTAAAGGCTGAGGATCTTTAGAGCATAGACGGAGAGGTGCTTTCTTAAAGTCATTAGCATCAAAAACCCAAAATTCATCTTTAGCGTGTTGGGGATTTTCTGGATCGTCGTCAGCAATCACAATACAAGCAATAAATCCATGAACCGAAGGATCTCGTTCAGATGGGCAGGGTAGTGAACTTGGAATAAATTGTGGTGAACAAGCAAAGTATCCTGCTGGAAAAGCATATTGATCTTCAATCTTCATTGCTTGCGTATCAAGTCTTAGAAGTGTGGCAGGTTTATTGTCTTTTGGTAGATCCTCAAAACAAACAACTCTGCGCTTTCTGTCTTTGAATTCCTTATAAATTCTTTCAGGAATTAATTCCCATGAAAAGCCCCAAGACATCCAGTAGATATTTTTGACGATAGTTTCTGATGATTTCCCTAGATCATCTCGACAAAGATCGTAGTGAGTATATACTGTCGGTGCCCATGTGGAATTCCAGTCAAGGACATGCTGAGATTCTTCAATTTTGCTTGTCTGAGTGTTAATTACATAGCGACCAAAACATCCTAAATCAAGAGTTCCAACCATCATTCCTTCAAGTTCATTTGGTTGATTTCGCAAGTGTGGTTTTGATGGGATATTGGAATCATAACGAGTGATCCATTCGGTTACATCCCAACCAATGCTATGCCCAATGTGTAATGTAATTTTATCTTCGGAATCACTATAGTCCGCCGCAAAGTGAGAGATTTCTAGAGGGATTTTTACTTGTTGAACTTCTAGACGCTTTGGATCTTTTATTGTCCCACCATTTTCTTGCAACTGATCCCGTTTGATAATATAAAGATTGTTAAAGAGCGCGGGTGGGATTGGCTGTAAGAAAACTGATTGAATCAATGAGCCTAACCATTTAAAATAGTTCTTATTAAATATTGGAAGTTTGAGAAAACCAAAGAGAAAAGGGGCAAAAACCTGAGAAAACTCCATCTGAAATGAGATATCTGCCACGATGATGTGATTTTCTGTGATCGCAAGCTGGTGTAACGACTGCTGGACGATGACAGGGTTTCCATCGGGTAGATATAGTCGCCAACGTTCAAGTGTTTTTTGATTTGGGCAATACCGAAGGAGATCAGTATATCTCCCAAATAGTTGTTCTTTTTCTAGCTCTTTTGTGGCAATACACTTCGACAATTTGTCAAACAAAAGATTAACAGTTTTGCTACCCCAACCGTTATATCCTGTTGAATAGTTAGTTGTATATATTTCTTGGTCTTTTGATTTACTATCTAATTTTGACAGATCTACTGCTGGATGCGCTGAGTTGATATGTGCATCAAAGATAGTTTTACTTGAATTAATAGGAAAAATACCTAACCAATCTTTAATTAAACCCATTGGTTCTATTAATTCTAGAGAATCAGGATCGATTTCATGGGGACGACCTCCGTCAATCGTGACCCAGAGGCGATCTCCTAGATGCAAAAAAGCTGTATTTAGTTGATTGCGAGCGCCCAGAGTCAAACTGGATCGCACTTGTCCGCCATTTCGAAAAGATTCCCAATAGCTAAACAAAGGATGCTTTTTAGCAAACCAACTTTTTGGTAATTGATCGCCTCCAGAGCAATAATGCTGAATCGCCAGATCGGCATAGTAGCAAGGAGTTTTCATAATGCGCGTTTTAAGTGTGGATTGCCCCTTCTCAAAACCCAATCGATAAACCATGCCATCGCCAGTATAAAGCTGTGTGCCGTATTCCTTTGGCTTCTTTGCGCTTTGAAACAGTGCGCCTACAAAGAAAGCATAACCATGTAGCCCCTCAAATCCTTCTGGGAATTTCTCATTCTGATAAGGAGAATTGTATTTGATAGGCTTGTACAGATCGTCTGGATTGTGCTGACAACAATCTAATTGTATTTCTTGCTCAACTCGACTAGTTTTTGTAGCAGAGTTTGGTACGTGGGGAATGTTTGTCATATCACAAAGCTCCTAAACTGCTCAGCATAGTTTTTTGGGCGGAAGTTATTCCAGTGGATCCTGTCAGCTTCATGCCTTCATAAGGTCTGGGAACTCGTAATGTAAGATTACAGGTTTCTTGAGCAATATTCCATACTTTAACTGTTTCATCTTCGCTAGCACTTACGAGAAATTGGCTATTTGGACTAAAACTAACTTGTAAAACCCAATTCTCGTGTCCATGTAGAGTTTTGTAACAACGCCAAGATTCTGTATTCCATAGCTTGATCGTGCGATCGCATCCACAACTAGCCAACCATTTTCCATCAGGGCTAAATGCTAAAGAAAGAACCCATCCCGTGTGCCCAGATAACTGATGAATTTGCTTACCTGGTTCATCCCAAATAATTATTAAGTTATCTAATCCACCAGTAGCAATATTGCAACTATGAGGATGAATAGCAACAGAAGTAAGTCGATTAGTATGTCCTGTTAATGTTTGTATGCACTTACCAAGTTTAATGTCCCAGATCTTTGCTGTTTTATCTTCACTAGCACTGATAAGCAATGATTGTTGTGGATGAAATGCGATCGCGCCGATTCTATCTGTGTGATCTTGAAAAGTATGCACTAGTCCACCAGTTTCGGCATTCCAGATTTTAATAGTATGATCAAAGCTGCTACTAGCGATTATCTGTGCATCGTTACTATATACCAAGGCATTTACGCGATCGCTATGTCCTTTCAAGAGATGTATACATTGTAATGTGTCAAGTTGCCAAATCCGAATTGTGCCATCCTGTCCTCCACTAGCTAGTAGAGCTTGTTTAGGATGGAAAGTAGTAGTCGTAACGCCGCGCTGTTCGTGAAAGAGTTTATGGAGGCACTTAGAAGTCTGAGTATTCCAAATCCGCACATACCCATCAATGTGTCCAGTAGCAATTGTGGTTCCGTCAGGTGAGAACATGGCGGCAAAAATAGGATTGGCATAGCCTAAAATTGTTCGGACACATTTTCCGCTATTGATGTCCCATAACTTTACTGTTTGATCTTCACTAGCACTAGCCACTGTCTGGCTATCAGGACTAATCGAGATCGACCAAATACGATGTTGATGTTCCGCAATTGTACGAATACACTTTTCGTTGGCATAATCCCATATCTTGATTGTGCGATCCTCGCTACAACTAGCAACCAATTTGCCATCGGGGCTAAAAATTGCGATCCATATCCAACCTTCATGTCCATTTAGTGTGGTAAGACATTCACCATCTTGTGAATGCCACAAACGGATGGTGCGGTCAAAACTGCTACTTAACACTAAACTTCCATCAGGGCTAAATGTTGCAGGAATGACCCAACTTTCATGTCCTCTCAGAACGTGTAAGCATTCTCTCCTCTCCAAGTCCCAGATCCGAATTGTACAATCACTACTCCCACTAGCCAAAAGCTTTCCATCAGGATGAAAACAAGCACCCATTACCCAATGTTCATGTCCTTGTAATGTATATAACTGGCAACCATCTTCTAGTCTCCGAATTTGGATCTCTCGTTCGCTGGTAGTAACTAGAAACTGTCCATTTGGACTAAAACACATGGAACGCAAATTATCTCCAAGTACATAGAGGCAAGTACCATTCTGCCAATCCCAAATCCTTACTGTTCCATCATCTGAGCCGCTTGCCAGTAAGCTTCCATCAGGACTAAATACCAACCCGCGCACCCAATTTATATGTCCACATAGTTTACCAATTTGTTGTCCATCGGTGATCCGCCAAAGATAAATTTCACAGTTTACATTTCCTGTAGCCAAGATAGAACCTTCAGGATGATAAACCACTGATAGAACCATGCCAAATGCTTGTGTGAAGACAACTTCTTCAAAATTTGCTGAGGTAAAATTAGTGTTTGGAAGATTTACGGATTGCAAATATGCTTGTCGAATGTGGAGATATGAAAAGTCATAACCATCCAAATTGAAGTTTAGATGACAAAGCAAGTTGATTAAATTTCCTGCTAAGTAACCTGATTGCGTAGGAGCTGCTTTACGTTGTTTGGCAAGTAAGGACTGAATTTGGGTTTCTATGGCAAATTTATCGCCTAATTCGAGTAGCAGTCGATCGCTAATCGCTTCAAGAATAGAGCGTACTTGGGCTTGACGGATATAGTCTTTGCTTTGGGCTTTGAGAAGTGCATAATGTTCCAGAAAATCTGGTTGTAAGCTAATTAACTCGCACACTACCTTCTGCACAAACTTATCAGTGATGAATTCCATCATTACTGGTTGCAATGACCAAAGCCCACTGTTTCCCTCAATCAGGCTTCTTCTTTTTAAGGATTGCACTGCTGTAAGCAATTGCTTTTTGATAAATTCAGAAACAATGTTGGATTCTAATTGCGCGATCGCAACTGGTTCGCGCTCGATCGCTAACCAGTAGATCACACATTGTTCGGGCACAGACAATCGGGAAAACTGTTTTTCTAATAGGTCTTGAATTCTTTCAATCTGGAATCCACTTTTTGGGGCTAAAGCTAAAAAGCTAGAAATATCTCCATCAAACAGTTCTTGAGTCTCCGAAGCTAATATTTTTAGGGCAAACGGACTACCACTACAATAGTGAAAAATCTCCTGCCACTCTGCATCACTACTGCTAAAACATTGGCTATTCGTCAAGATTGGCAAACCTTCAGATTGGCTTAGTCCACTTAGAGGAAGCGATCGCACCCGCGTCCTTTCAACGATACCAGTAATCTCTTTAGGAGCCTCTCGACTAGTTATGACTAAGCAACTATGATGATCCACCTCACTAAATCTTGAGAGCAAGTGTCCATAGATTTCGTAGCCATCTCGATATTGACCAGCACGAGTTCCACTCTGAAAAACTGATTCAAAATTATCTAAGATCAATAAGCATTTCGATTGGCGTACATACTCTAAAAGTTTGGCAACTTGCTGCTCTGGTATATCGGGTAATCTTGCTTCAACTTGATTAGAGAGAATACTTACAATTTCGGTCAGTATTTCTGAAAGGGGAGGAGCATCACGTAGCGATCGCCAAATCACATAATCAAACCCTTGACCTATTTGATGTGTAGTTTGAAGAGCGATCAAACTCTTCCCCATACCACCCATACCCACTATCGCCACCAATCGACATTGCTCTGTGACAACCCACTGCTCTAAGGTCGCGATTTCCTCTGCTCTACCGTAAAAATTATCGCGATCAGGTAAACCAAACCAAGTGTTGCGATCGGAAACTTTCTTATTATCATCGCTTGCAAAAAGTTCAGGGTGTAGTCGATAAAATCTTTCTAGTGCAGCTTTAAAATTAGTTTTGCTAACTGGTTCACCTAAAGCATTCGATATAGATTTCCAAAGCTTTGGACCAATATCTTTTTTTAAATAATCTGGGGAAATATATTTTTTAGGTCGAGCGCTATCTGCAATTTCTTCATAGGTTTGTCCTACTATTGCACCTTCAAGTACTCGTTTCTCCATATCATTCAGCCCTTTGCCCACTTTTGCAAAAAGGGCTACATCAGCAATATTGGTAATCAAATCAACATCTTTGTCCATAAAGCCTAGGGACTGATTAGGGATTAATTTGGTAAGTATACCTGAACTTTACTTACCTTTTTACCTTACTAACTACTGAACTTATCTCCATCGACCTATTGAGTTAGCTATAGGAAACTAGCATTTGTCAACCAAGTTCAATTAAAGAGATTCCAATGAGACTTCTATTTCAACGCAGTTTTTCTGTAATTATTGCATCTAGTTCTTTGCTTGTTGCCTCACCATCTTTAGCGACAAATACACAAAGTGATTTGGCTACTAACCTGATGACATCATCTCAACCATCACTTGATATTGGATCTGCTAATTTGAGCCTAAACCCTCAGCCAATCCGCGTCAGTGTTGCCCCAAACTGGGTCTCTAAGTTGCCGTCGGTAAGAAATCGGATTATTGGAGAACTTGAAGGTTATCTCAAGAAACTGGCGCAGGGCAACCAAGGATCTGCCAAGATTGAAGCTCTGCGCATTGAGGGTAGAGATTTGTACGTAAAAGTACTAATTCATCACAAGCACAAACCTAAGCAGCAGTGGGGTGTCCCTCTAGGCATTCCTTACAGTCTTCAGACATGGATTGAAACGAGATACAATCCTTTAGACAACAGGTCAATTGGAGACAGGACTAAACTTTGTGTTCGAGGGCCTAGTGTGATCGGCAGCCCAAGCTTGTGCGTAACAGCAGGAGAGGTTCGACGAATTATTAGTTCTTTCTTGTGAGATGTCAATCTGCACAGTTATCTAGCTAAATCATGAACTATAGCGGTTTTCAGATGAATATGGTCAAAGCAACTTATCTCCAACAGCTCTGTAGAGACAGTTTTATATGTAACCAGTCAAATGAAAAACCGCTATTTTCAACTTAAGGCGATTAGAATGTTTATCCATTCACGTTTCATCCCGTAGGTTAAGTAATACTCAATAACAAAATCCTCCAAGTACAGAGCAAAAAATCAAAGATAGAATGGTACAACCGTCTAAAATCTTGATCCAGTATTGACTAAATCTATAGTCAATACTGGATCACTAGAAAAAAATTTCAAGTTTTCTATTCTTTGCTTAGCAAGTTTTTTCAAAACTATTTCTTTCCTTTTGTCTATGTATGAATGTTGCTGATTTTCATAGGTTACCTGAACTTAACTTACCTTTTGACTTCATTAACTACTGAACTTATCCCCATCGCTTATTTTGGATGGATTTGAGATATTGATGGCATGGATAGAGGCAAAAAACGTTCCATATCAAAACAAAAACACTATAAGGAGTCATCCATGAATTTCGCTCTACTCAAAAGCTCGTTTGCAACAACACTACTTCTCTCAATCATCACATCTACAGGCTCTGCCTACGCTTACAAACCTATTCCAGATTGGGAGACAAATCCGCGCAAACCCGCTAAACCTATCAGTTGTACTTGCAATGGCAATCCTGTTCCGCCAAAACTATGCCCCATGATTCACTGTCCTGATTTTAAGTCAAGTTCTCTACAGACGATTCTTCAAGTCGGAGGAGTTTCTAAAACTGATAGAGCCGAGACTAATGATTTGATTGCTGGACGCTATCGTGAACGTGGACCAGGTGGTGGTATTGGACGACAGATTTCCGCAAACAATGCTGATGCAACTACTCTTGTCGCTGGGAAATACCCCACTTCTTGTACAGGTTTGATTCTGTAGAAATATGAAGACATGCCGCATTTTCTGCGGCGTGTCTATATCTAGGACAAATTCTAATCTTAATAATTTGAACATTACAAGGACGCAATCCATGTACAGCTTTGCACAGAAAAAATTTGCACTTTTTCCATTTGTTGTTTTTGCCATTTTTCCCATTACAGGTTTAATCAGCATACAACCTTCAACTAAATCTCAATCTTTGGATCAGGCATTAAAACTTGCAATTACTAGAATTGGCAATGCAAAAATCTCTCTCAATGTTGAAACAAGAACAACCCCTAATCCTGCCAAATTATTTGCTGCTAGAGGTTTCACATTTCCATATGCATTTGAGACAATCATGTCGTCTCCACTCCTTATTGAAAGGACAAAAGCTGATTCTGAGATTGATTGTCACGTTCCTATCAAAGCAGGTTTTTACACAAAATGTTAGCACTAAATAAATACTGGAACTATAAAGTTCGTTCTCCTCCTTTTGAGACGAGCTTTATTTCACGACCGACAAGATTAAACAATACAAATTAGGAGAATCTATCATGAACCCAAGTATAGAATGTCTAGCATTGATCAAGAAGTGGGAAGGACTACATCGCTTACGCGCCGATGGATTGATTGAAGCTTACCGCGATCCTATTGGTATTTGGACAATTGGCTATGGTTCGATCGCTAACTTGGATGAAAGTAGACCTGTCCGCGAAGGCGATGTGATTACAGAATCAACTGCCCTACGCTGGCTGCAAGCTGAAGTGGAAGAAAAAGCAAAGCGTATTGATCAGCTTTGCAAAGTTACCCTCAAGCAATGTATGTTTGATGCCATTGTTTCCTTTGCTTACAATGTTGGTACAGAAGAAGGTGGATTTAAAACATCCACGCTACTTCGCAAACTAAATCGAGGAGATTATGAAGGAGCCGCTCAAGAATTCGATCGCTGGATCAATGCCAATGGAAGACCTTTTCAAGGATTGATCAATCGTCGCAACGATGAAGAAGCCCTATTTCGGCAAGATGGATTTCCTGCTACTATCGCAGGAGTTGCGCCAATAGAAAGTCTTGAGGCAGAAGAATCTCCTTATCAACCCGCACCATTGCCTTTCCCCATCTCGCGGACTTTGCGTGAAGGGGATATTGGAGATGACTGCTATACTCTCAATTGCGCCCTAGCAGGACTAGGTTTTCTCGCAATGGCAAGTCAGCCCAACAAATTCACCTCAGTCACTAAACTCATATTACGCAGAAGTCTAAAAAGGTTTCAGGGAGTGCCATTCCAAGTAAGATTGCTGCAAAGCCTTGATATATAACTTGGATTTGAGAGCAAAATGATTGAGTTTAGAATTAAGTTTGAGAACCGAGATTGTCAAGTAAAATGTGTAAAGTCTAGAAGCTAGACGTGGAGACGATCCTCGAAGAGGATGGCAAAGCGATTAAGAGCAGGTTTCCAATCACGAATCGGCATCGTCCACTTCTTCGAGATATTCCGCATTGCTAAATAAACGAGCTTGAAAGCAGCATCATCAGAGGGAAAAATCTGTTGGGATTTAATCACCTTCCGCAAACTACTGTTCATCGACTCAATCGCATTGGTGGTATAAATCGCCCTGCGAATCTCGGTCGGGAAAGCAAAGAAGGGGATAATGTTTGCCCAATGACTGCGCCAAGACTTGGAGATTGATGGATATTGCTTGTCCCACTTTTCAGCAAAGAGTTCGAGATTAAACTCAGCCTCCGATTCCGTCGCCGCGCTATAAATAGCCTTGAGGTCAGCACAAACTTGCTTGCGTTGTTGCCAAGGTACAAAAGCGACCGAGTTTCTGACCATGTGGACAATGCATAACTGCACCTGAGTTTTAGGAAATACCGTCTCAATCGCATTAGGGAAACCAGTCAAGCCATCGACACAGGCAATCAAAATATCTTTGACCCCACGGTTGTGAATTTCGGTGAGTACTGACAACCAGAATTTCGCACCTTCATTCGGAGAAATCCACATACCCAGTAATTCCTTGTACCCGTCCATATTCACGCCCAAGGCAAAGTACAAGGATTTGTTAATCACTCTGCCATTGTCTCGGACTTTGATGACTAGACAGTCCAGAAAGACGATTGGATAGACTGCTTCAAGGGGACGGTTTTGCCATTGCTTCACCTCGTCAATTACTGCATCTGTAACATTGGAAATAAGTGTTGGTGATACTTCAACACCATACATTTCTTGCAACTGGGCTTGAATATCCCTGACACTCATACCTCGTGCGTAGAGAGCAATGATCTTTTCATCTAGTCTTGACAAGCGACTTTGTCCTTTCTTCACCATCTGCGGTTCAAACTCCCCTTGCCGATCTCGGGGGACTGCGATTTCGGCTACGCCAAAGTCACCTTGCACTTTTTTCTGGCTATAACCGTTGCGACTGTTGGTTTGTCCTTCTGGTCTAGGTTCGTGCTTACCGTATCCCAGATGGGTTGATAGTTCTGCTTCCAATGCTCTCTCCACCAACGCGGTTGTCAGTTGTTTCAGAATGCCTCCTTCTCCGAATAGGTCAGGTGGTGTTTTACATTCTTGCAGCAATTCGTCGAGCAATTCTTTGCGTATATTCATCAGTTTTAGTGTTGGTAATTGTGTGTCTAGATCATCTCTCTGTATATATCCCAGACTTTACACACTTCACTTTACACTCTCGATTAATGGCAAAAATCAATGGGAATGGGTATTCCAGAATGAGCAAGTATGTTTTCATATCATCCGACCTTCTAGAGGTGGAGATGTCATCACCGAAGTAATGGCAGAGCATCAACCAGAGGTATGGGTATCAGATTTGTTTAGCGCCCAAAAGACCAATCCAGCGACAGCATGGCAAGTTTGTCTTGCCCATCAACTCAGAGATTGTCAGTATGGAATTGATGCAGGAGACCATATTTTCTCTGGCAGGATGAAAAAACTGCTGCTACGAGCTTTGGTGCTGCGAAGGCGATGGTCGGATTTAGCTGACTCTACCCGTTACCAATACCGATGTCGATTGTTTCGAGATCTCGACAGTATTCTCTCTCTGTTACCCACTCAAGAAGATGGACTGAGATTACAGAAACGTTATCTGGAGTTACGAGAAAACTTATTTCTGTTTTTGGATGACCCCACGATCCCACCGACTAATAACTCTAGCGAACAGGCTTTGCGTTGGAGTCTCATTTTTAGAAAAGTTACGAATGGGTTTCGCTCTGATTGGGGACGTGACTTATTTGCGGCTGTTCGCTCGATTGTCAATACTGGAAAAAGACAAGGCTTCTCTGCTTTTGAGTCGATTCTTATCGCTTTGAATCCTCTCAAATCATTGCTTGCTTTAGGTTGAGCAATTACTTAAAATCTAGAAACTAAAACAGCAGAAGTATCATTTATGATTGGTTTTGCTGTTTTTTCTTTAAGTAAATCTATTCTTTAATGAATTCGTAATCCGTCCGAAACTCGTGTTAGATAAATGCTATAAAATCTGTGACAAGAATTTCTTTGTGCGTTCTTCTTTAGGATTTTGGAAAAACTCTTCAGGGGTTGCCTCCTCGACGATTACACCACCATCCATAAATACAATGCGATCCGCGACTTCACGGGCAAAGCCGACCTCGTGCGTCACTACCACCATCGTCATTCCCGAATCTGCTAGCGATCGCATCACATCTAAAACTTCGCGCACCATTTCAGGATCGAGGGCAGATGTCGGTTCATCGAAGAGCATGATTTTGGGTTGCATTGCCAAGGCTCTGGCGATCGCCACCCGTTGTTGCTGTCCACCCGATAGCTGTAAGGGATACTTATGGGCTTGCTGAGCAATACCAACTCTCTCTAATAACTGGGTGGCAACTTCAGACGCTTTGGTCTTTGACCATTTACGAACCCATGATGGTGCGAGGGTAATATTCTGGAAAACCGTGAGATGAGGGAAGAGATTAAATTGCTGAAATACCATCCCCACTTCACGGCGGATGGCATCGATATTGCGATGATTCTCTGGCGACAACTCAAATCCATCAATGAAGATCTTACCCTGTTGATATTCTTCCAAGGCATTAAAAGTTCTAGCGAAAGTGGATTTGCCTGAACCAGAAGGTCCCATGATGACAACAACTTCACCACGATTTACAGTCAGACTTACACCTTTGAGAACATGAAAGTTGCCATACCATTTATGAACATTTTGCGCGACAATCATCGGCTCAGACATGGCTGGATTTTGATCTAGTGTTTCTTGCATGATGGTTGATTACCTTTGCTAATTACAAGAAAGAGAATAGTTTACAAGGCAAACTATTCTCTTTTATAGGTTATTTTGATGAACTACACGGGCATCGAGACCTATTTCCGATCGCATAATTGTTTTTAAGACTTCAGCGCGATCGCGATCGGGATATCCTTGCACCATGATGATATTTCCGAAACGGGAAGGAATAACTTTTGCAGATGGGACAACACTTCGCACTCGACTAAGAACTTCACTATCTGAGGATGGAATCACTACGAGATAGGGAGCAGTATCGATCGCTGGTGGGGGAACTAGTGCCGCAACTTTAGAATTATAAGGAATAGGATTTGGTGGAATGTAGGTAGAAGTACTGTTGACGGTGGTTGGTGTAGTTGGATTTGGTGGAATGTAGACAGGGGTTGGAGTCGGATTGGTAGGAGATACTTGTGGTGGAGTGCTGGGAATAAATTTGGACTGAGGTAGCGTCACTGGCTGGGGTGGCACTACAGGAATGGGATCGCGATCAATCAAAATATCAGTGGGATTTTGAGAAACACTTGTTGATGTTGGCGTGGATGTTGTAGTAGATGGCTTTGGCGTAGCAGCTAGAGCTGATGTCTGAGGAGTTGGCGCATTGGAGGATGTACTAGGTTGAGTCTCTACACTTTGCTGTGGCACATCTGGCAAAGGTTCGATTAGTACGCTATTGCTAGATGGTGGTAATACGGTTGGGGGCGTGGTAGGGCGATTAAAACTTGGTTGGGGCGATCGCGTGATTTCTACATTATCAACGGTGTTGGGATTATTACTAGGATTAGATATAGTAGTTGAGGTAGTGCTAGGGACTAGCGATCGCGATGGTGTAACTATTGGAACAGAACTACTCGCAATCTGAGGTGCAGGAGCCGTTGGGGATTCCCCACTAAAAGCAATCTCACCTGCAATTTTTTTAGGATCGAGTTCATTGCCGACGGCAACTTGGGTTACTCCCGAATTATTGTTGAGATCTTTGCCAAGATTATTACGGAAA from Pseudanabaena sp. Chao 1811 encodes the following:
- the rsmA gene encoding 16S rRNA (adenine(1518)-N(6)/adenine(1519)-N(6))-dimethyltransferase RsmA, whose protein sequence is MTNLDKPVYSSSKIRPRKQFGQHWLRSDAVLNKILRAGQLQQSDRILEIGPGTGNLTRLLLPFVESLTAVEIDRDLCEKLRKTMNQPNFQLIEGSILDIPLPTGTNKVIANIPYNITGEILKKLLGTLAEPIQQFEQIVLLVQKEIGDRLAAKAGHKAYNALSVKIQYLADCQFICDVPAAAFYPPPKVNSAVVRIIPRPPITPASDPKFLDRLITLGFATKRKMLRNNLISEIDRDRLVLILESMGINAQVRAEDLDVAQWVALSEEVIKVKSS
- a CDS encoding carotenoid oxygenase family protein; protein product: MTNIPHVPNSATKTSRVEQEIQLDCCQHNPDDLYKPIKYNSPYQNEKFPEGFEGLHGYAFFVGALFQSAKKPKEYGTQLYTGDGMVYRLGFEKGQSTLKTRIMKTPCYYADLAIQHYCSGGDQLPKSWFAKKHPLFSYWESFRNGGQVRSSLTLGARNQLNTAFLHLGDRLWVTIDGGRPHEIDPDSLELIEPMGLIKDWLGIFPINSSKTIFDAHINSAHPAVDLSKLDSKSKDQEIYTTNYSTGYNGWGSKTVNLLFDKLSKCIATKELEKEQLFGRYTDLLRYCPNQKTLERWRLYLPDGNPVIVQQSLHQLAITENHIIVADISFQMEFSQVFAPFLFGFLKLPIFNKNYFKWLGSLIQSVFLQPIPPALFNNLYIIKRDQLQENGGTIKDPKRLEVQQVKIPLEISHFAADYSDSEDKITLHIGHSIGWDVTEWITRYDSNIPSKPHLRNQPNELEGMMVGTLDLGCFGRYVINTQTSKIEESQHVLDWNSTWAPTVYTHYDLCRDDLGKSSETIVKNIYWMSWGFSWELIPERIYKEFKDRKRRVVCFEDLPKDNKPATLLRLDTQAMKIEDQYAFPAGYFACSPQFIPSSLPCPSERDPSVHGFIACIVIADDDPENPQHAKDEFWVFDANDFKKAPLRLCSKDPQPLNLALALHTTWLHGIYPKPEDKERIHQISLAERRSAREKFVKQDYENILDSIKGNRKEILRELFDTIIYPNFIEQTLETTFETDLYKEQN
- a CDS encoding NB-ARC domain-containing protein produces the protein MDKDVDLITNIADVALFAKVGKGLNDMEKRVLEGAIVGQTYEEIADSARPKKYISPDYLKKDIGPKLWKSISNALGEPVSKTNFKAALERFYRLHPELFASDDNKKVSDRNTWFGLPDRDNFYGRAEEIATLEQWVVTEQCRLVAIVGMGGMGKSLIALQTTHQIGQGFDYVIWRSLRDAPPLSEILTEIVSILSNQVEARLPDIPEQQVAKLLEYVRQSKCLLILDNFESVFQSGTRAGQYRDGYEIYGHLLSRFSEVDHHSCLVITSREAPKEITGIVERTRVRSLPLSGLSQSEGLPILTNSQCFSSSDAEWQEIFHYCSGSPFALKILASETQELFDGDISSFLALAPKSGFQIERIQDLLEKQFSRLSVPEQCVIYWLAIEREPVAIAQLESNIVSEFIKKQLLTAVQSLKRRSLIEGNSGLWSLQPVMMEFITDKFVQKVVCELISLQPDFLEHYALLKAQSKDYIRQAQVRSILEAISDRLLLELGDKFAIETQIQSLLAKQRKAAPTQSGYLAGNLINLLCHLNFNLDGYDFSYLHIRQAYLQSVNLPNTNFTSANFEEVVFTQAFGMVLSVVYHPEGSILATGNVNCEIYLWRITDGQQIGKLCGHINWVRGLVFSPDGSLLASGSDDGTVRIWDWQNGTCLYVLGDNLRSMCFSPNGQFLVTTSEREIQIRRLEDGCQLYTLQGHEHWVMGACFHPDGKLLASGSSDCTIRIWDLERRECLHVLRGHESWVIPATFSPDGSLVLSSSFDRTIRLWHSQDGECLTTLNGHEGWIWIAIFSPDGKLVASCSEDRTIKIWDYANEKCIRTIAEHQHRIWSISISPDSQTVASASEDQTVKLWDINSGKCVRTILGYANPIFAAMFSPDGTTIATGHIDGYVRIWNTQTSKCLHKLFHEQRGVTTTTFHPKQALLASGGQDGTIRIWQLDTLQCIHLLKGHSDRVNALVYSNDAQIIASSSFDHTIKIWNAETGGLVHTFQDHTDRIGAIAFHPQQSLLISASEDKTAKIWDIKLGKCIQTLTGHTNRLTSVAIHPHSCNIATGGLDNLIIIWDEPGKQIHQLSGHTGWVLSLAFSPDGKWLASCGCDRTIKLWNTESWRCYKTLHGHENWVLQVSFSPNSQFLVSASEDETVKVWNIAQETCNLTLRVPRPYEGMKLTGSTGITSAQKTMLSSLGAL